In a genomic window of Saccharomyces kudriavzevii IFO 1802 strain IFO1802 genome assembly, chromosome: 2:
- the PRE7 gene encoding proteasome core particle subunit beta 6 (similar to Saccharomyces cerevisiae PRE7 (YBL041W); ancestral locus Anc_7.480) → MTTIASEYSSEASNTPIEHQFNPYGDNGGTILGIAGEDFAVLAGDTRNITDYSINSRYEPKVFDCGDNLVMSANGFAADGDALVKRFKNSVKWYHFDHNDKKLSINSAARNIQHLLYGKRFFPYYVHTIIAGLDENGKGAVYSFDPVGSYEREQCRAGGAAASLIMPFLDNQVNFKNQYEPGTDGKVKKPLKYLSVEEVIKLVRDSFTSATERHIQVGDGLEILIVTKDGVKKEFYELKRD, encoded by the coding sequence ATGACCACTATTGCGTCAGAATACTCTTCAGAGGCGTCAAATACTCCCATTGAACATCAATTCAACCCTTATGGAGATAATGGTGGTACCATTCTGGGTATCGCAGGTGAAGATTTCGCGGTGTTGGCGGGTGATACGAGAAATATCACCGACTACTCAATCAATTCTCGTTATGAGCCTAAGGTATTTGACTGTGGTGATAATCTAGTCATGTCAGCCAATGGATTTGCGGCTGATGGAGACGCCTTGGtgaaaagattcaaaaacaGTGTAAAATGGTATCATTTCGATCACAACGACAAAAAGCTATCGATAAATTCTGCTGCCAGGAACATTCAACATCTTCTGTATGGTAAAAGATTCTTCCCTTACTACGTCCATACCATCATTGCAGGCCTTGACGAAAACGGTAAGGGCGCCGTCTATTCGTTCGACCCAGTTGGTTCCTACGAGAGAGAACAGTGTAGAGCGGGCGGTGCTGCAGCATCTCTAATCATGCCGTTCTTGGACAATCAAgtgaatttcaaaaaccaGTATGAACCAGGCACGGATGGCAAGGTCAAGAAGCCCTTGAAATACCTGTCCGTGGAGGAAGTCATCAAATTGGTGAGAGATTCGTTTACTTCAGCTACGGAAAGACATATTCAAGTCGGTGATGGGCTGGAGATCCTCATCGTCACTAAAGATGGTgtaaaaaaggaattttATGAGCTGAAAAGAGATTAA
- the URA7 gene encoding CTP synthase URA7 (similar to Saccharomyces cerevisiae URA7 (YBL039C) and URA8 (YJR103W); ancestral locus Anc_7.476): protein MKYVVVSGGVISGIGKGVLASSTGMLMKTLGLKVTSIKIDPYMNIDAGTMSPLEHGECFVLDDGGETDLDLGNYERYLGVTLTKDHNITTGKIYSHVIAKERKGDYLGKTVQIVPHLTNAIQDWIERVAKIPVDDTGMEPDVCIIELGGTVGDIESAPFVEALRQFQFKVGQENFALIHVSLVPVIHGEQKTKPTQAAIKGLRSLGLIPDMIACRCSETLDKPTIDKIAMFCHVGPEQVVNVHDVNSTYHVPLLLLEQKMIDYLHARLKLDEISLTEEERQRGLELLSKWKATTGNFDVSMETVKIALVGKYTNLKDSYLSVIKSLEHSSMKCRRKLEIKWVEATDLEPETQESNKLKFHEAWNMVSTADGILIPGGFGVRGTEGMVLAARWARENHIPFLGVCLGLQIATIEFTRSVLGRKDSHSAEFYPEIDEKNHAVVFMPEIDKETMGGSMRLGLRPTFFQNDTEWSQIKKLYGNASEIRERHRHRYEINPSIVDELEDHGLIFVGKDDSGKRCEVLELKNHPYYIATQYHPEYTSKVLDPSRPFLGLVAASAGILQDVIDGKYDLEASGQKFNF from the coding sequence TATGTCACCTTTGGAACATGGTGAATGTTTTGTTCTTGACGATGGTGGTGAAACAGACTTAGATTTGGGTAATTATGAAAGATACCTTGGCGTGACCTTGACTAAAGACCATAACATTACCACTGGTAAAATATATTCGCATGTTATTGCtaaggaaagaaaaggtgaTTACTTGGGTAAGACCGTACAAATCGTCCCTCATTTGACCAATGCTATCCAAGATTGGATTGAGCGCGTTGCCAAGATTCCTGTCGATGACACAGGAATGGAACCAGACGTTTGTATCATCGAATTGGGGGGGACTGTTGGTGATATCGAAAGTGCTCCATTTGTGGAAGCACTAAGGCAATTTCAGTTCAAAGTTGGCCAGGAAAACTTCGCATTGATTCACGTCTCTCTAGTTCCCGTCATTCATGGAGAGCAAAAGACTAAGCCAACTCAAGCTGCTATCAAGGGTTTGAGATCTCTCGGTTTGATCCCAGATATGATTGCCTGCAGATGTAGCGAAACATTGGACAAGCCGACAATTGATAAGATTGCCATGTTTTGTCACGTTGGGCCTGAACAAGTGGTCAACGTCCATGATGTCAACTCTACTTATCACGTTCCATTGTTGTtacttgaacaaaaaatgattgACTACTTGCACGCCAGATTGAAGTTAGACGAAATATCATTGactgaagaggaaagacAAAGAGGTCTAGAATTACTGTCTAAATGGAAGGCTACCACGGGTAACTTTGATGTATCTATGGAAACCGTTAAGATTGCTTTGGTCGGGAAATATACTAACTTGAAGGATTCTTATTTGTCAGTCATAAAATCTTTGGAACATTCGTCTATGAAGTGTCGCCGCAAATTAGAAATTAAATGGGTGGAAGCCACTGATTTGGAACCAGAAACACAAGAGAGCAACAAACTCAAATTCCATGAAGCCTGGAACATGGTCAGCACCGCGGACGGTATTTTGATTCCCGGCGGTTTCGGTGTTAGAGGTACCGAAGGTATGGTTTTGGCTGCTAGATGGGCTCGTGAAAACCATATCCCATTCTTAGGTGTTTGTTTGGGTTTACAAATCGCTACTATTGAATTTACACGGAGTGTgcttggaagaaaagacaGTCACTCAGCAGAATTTTATCCcgaaattgatgaaaaaaatcatgcTGTTGTCTTCATGCCTGAAATTGATAAGGAAACCATGGGTGGTTCGATGAGATTAGGTTTAAGACCAACATTTTTCCAAAACGACACCGAATGGAGtcaaataaagaaattatacGGTAATGCTTCCGAAATTCGTGAAAGACACCGTCATCGTTACGAAATCAACCCAAGTATTGTCGACGAATTGGAAGACCACGGGTTGATCTTTGTAGGTAAAGATGACAGCGGCAAACGTTGCGAGGTTTTGGAATTGAAGAATCATCCATACTACATCGCTACTCAGTACCACCCAGAATATACGTCAAAGGTCTTGGATCCATCCAGGCCTTTCTTGGGTTTGGTTGCTGCCTCCGCTGGTATCCTTCAAGATGTCATCGATGGTAAGTACGATCTTGAAGCTAGCGGACAAAAATTCAACTTTTAA
- the ERD2 gene encoding Erd2p (similar to Saccharomyces cerevisiae ERD2 (YBL040C); ancestral locus Anc_7.479), with product MKVFFIVSTAYIVVLLQGSKRTNTIAYNEMLMGDTFKIQHLLIGSALMSLFFHHKFTFLELAWSFSVWLESVAILPQLYMLSKGGKTRSLTVHYIFAMGLYRALYIPNWIWRNSTEDKKLDKIALFAGLLQTLLYSDFFYIYYTKVIKGKGFKLPK from the coding sequence ATGAAAGTATTCTTCATTGTCTCTACTGCTTACATAGTAGTTCTGCTACAAGGATCCAAAAGAACTAATACCATTGCGTATAACGAAATGCTTATGGGAGATACATTTAAGATCCAGCATTTGCTTATTGGGAGTGCTTTAATgagtctttttttccatcacAAGTTCACATTTCTTGAATTAGCATGGAGTTTTTCTGTGTGGTTGGAGAGTGTGGCAATTTTGCCTCAATTGTACATGCTATCTAAAGGTGGAAAGACGAGAAGCTTGACAGTTCACTATATTTTTGCCATGGGTCTATACAGAGCATTGTATATTCCTAACTGGATTTGGAGGAACAGCACCGAAGATAAAAAACTGGACAAGATTGCTCTTTTCGCGGGCCTTTTGCAAACCCTGCTATACTCtgatttcttttatatCTATTACACTAAAGTCATCAAAGGGAAAGGTTTCAAACTgccaaaataa
- the MIN6 gene encoding Min6p (similar to Saccharomyces cerevisiae YBL039W-B; ancestral locus Anc_7.478) — MGFFSDNPVIEFFHRVTRKPSTIAMWVFAGLICSSTFYLMFMSSPTIDFNSKGKREHDK, encoded by the coding sequence atgggaTTTTTTAGCGATAATCCGGTCATCGAGTTCTTTCACAGGGTTACAAGAAAGCCAAGTACCATCGCGATGTGGGTATTTGCTGGTCTAATTTGCTCAAGtactttttatttgatgTTCATGTCATCACCTACAATTGACTTCAACTCCAAGGGTAAGAGGGAGCACGATAAGTAG